A region from the Candidatus Magasanikbacteria bacterium genome encodes:
- a CDS encoding MBL fold metallo-hydrolase — MHITWLGSTAIKIQAKPKHDEVSIVIDPYKPEVGSFPTNLAPDVAVYTQGDENSITVGEAFSLSMPGEIEIKNVLISAVQGNKEKQTMIRIDAENLSLAHLGKTKKTLTNTQLEVLSGVDILLLPVGGGDEMYTAQEAMKAVNAIEPRIIIPIGHKSDNDPKADEVERFIKEIGIKAKATDKKIIIKKKDLPAEETDVYILTKE, encoded by the coding sequence ATGCATATAACCTGGCTAGGCAGTACTGCTATAAAAATACAGGCAAAACCAAAGCACGATGAAGTATCTATTGTAATAGACCCATACAAACCAGAAGTTGGAAGTTTTCCAACAAATTTGGCTCCAGATGTGGCTGTTTACACTCAGGGAGATGAAAACTCTATCACAGTTGGTGAAGCTTTTTCACTTTCTATGCCTGGAGAAATAGAAATTAAAAATGTTTTAATATCAGCAGTACAAGGAAACAAAGAAAAACAGACAATGATTCGAATAGATGCAGAAAATTTAAGTTTAGCCCACCTCGGAAAAACAAAAAAGACACTTACAAACACCCAACTTGAAGTTTTGTCTGGTGTGGATATTTTACTTCTTCCAGTTGGTGGTGGAGATGAAATGTATACAGCACAAGAAGCTATGAAAGCTGTAAACGCAATAGAGCCTAGAATAATAATTCCCATCGGACACAAAAGTGACAATGATCCAAAAGCAGATGAAGTTGAGAGGTTTATAAAAGAAATAGGAATAAAAGCAAAAGCAACAGACAAAAAAATAATTATAAAGAAAAAAGACTTGCCAGCAGAAGAAACAGATGTTTATATACTAACAAAAGAATAG
- the ftsH gene encoding ATP-dependent zinc metalloprotease FtsH: MKKKKNNTKFGMTKNFLAIFLILFSIAAVLSFVDMNTEEPDKIGITQLVQEVEDGSIKKIEVRGDKLFVQLHNEEAKEQQVKKEFGQSFSDIMSDYGVAEDKVRAIEVFVEEETGFVVWLAILAPYLLPLFIILVIIYFMTRQVKGVNNKAMGFGQSKAKEFNKDSKSKINFSKVAGAKEAKEELEEIVEFLKTPKKFEKMGAKIPKGVLLMGAPGTGKTLLAKAVAGEADVPFFHISGSEFVEMFVGVGASRVRDLFGKAKKAAPAIIFIDEIDAVGRKRGAGLGGSHDEREQTLNQILVEMDGFEPNSGVIIIAATNRPDVLDKALLRPGRFDRRVVIDMPDITDREAILKVHAKNKPLSKKVSLRNLAERTPGFTGADLESLLNEAAILAVRKNKKEISEVFILESIEKVLLGPERKSRVMQKKEREMTAYHEAGHAIVGHFLENCHPVRKVSIISRGSAGGYTLSMPENDVRYRTRAQFKDDLAMTLGGYVVEKMIYGDNEISTGPSSDLKQATKSATAMIMQYGMSDKLGPRMYGEREELIFLAQEIHDKKNYSEKTAETIDVEINGLLNEALDRAKVVLKKYKPELEKVVKSLLEKETIEQKAFEFLVGKGIRKVK; this comes from the coding sequence ATGAAAAAGAAAAAAAACAATACAAAATTTGGAATGACAAAGAATTTTTTGGCAATATTTTTGATATTATTTTCAATTGCTGCAGTTTTGAGTTTTGTAGATATGAACACAGAAGAGCCAGACAAGATTGGAATTACTCAGTTGGTTCAAGAAGTAGAAGACGGGTCAATCAAAAAAATTGAAGTTCGTGGGGATAAGCTTTTTGTTCAACTACATAATGAGGAAGCAAAAGAGCAGCAAGTAAAAAAAGAATTTGGACAATCATTTTCAGATATTATGTCTGATTATGGTGTTGCAGAAGATAAAGTTCGTGCGATTGAAGTTTTTGTAGAAGAAGAGACAGGTTTTGTTGTTTGGTTGGCTATTTTGGCACCGTATTTATTGCCGTTGTTTATTATTTTGGTGATTATTTACTTCATGACAAGACAGGTAAAAGGAGTAAATAACAAAGCAATGGGTTTTGGGCAAAGTAAAGCAAAAGAATTTAATAAAGATAGTAAAAGTAAGATAAATTTTAGCAAAGTTGCAGGAGCAAAAGAAGCAAAAGAGGAGCTGGAAGAAATTGTTGAGTTTTTGAAAACTCCAAAAAAGTTTGAAAAAATGGGAGCAAAAATTCCAAAAGGCGTACTTTTGATGGGAGCTCCGGGAACTGGAAAAACTTTGTTGGCAAAAGCCGTGGCAGGAGAGGCGGATGTTCCGTTTTTCCACATTAGTGGATCGGAGTTTGTGGAGATGTTTGTAGGAGTTGGAGCAAGTCGTGTTCGTGATTTATTTGGAAAAGCAAAAAAAGCTGCACCAGCAATTATATTTATAGATGAAATAGATGCGGTAGGAAGAAAGCGTGGAGCAGGACTTGGTGGAAGTCATGATGAAAGAGAGCAGACTTTGAATCAGATTTTGGTAGAGATGGATGGATTTGAGCCAAATTCTGGTGTGATTATTATTGCAGCTACAAATAGACCAGATGTTTTGGATAAAGCACTTTTGCGTCCCGGTAGATTTGATAGAAGAGTTGTGATAGATATGCCGGATATTACCGACAGAGAGGCGATATTAAAAGTTCATGCAAAAAATAAACCACTTTCTAAAAAGGTTTCTTTGAGAAACTTAGCAGAGAGAACGCCTGGATTTACTGGGGCAGATTTGGAGAGTTTGTTAAACGAAGCTGCAATTTTGGCAGTGCGTAAAAACAAAAAAGAAATTAGTGAGGTTTTTATTTTGGAAAGTATCGAAAAAGTTTTGCTTGGGCCAGAGAGGAAGTCTAGAGTTATGCAGAAAAAAGAGCGTGAAATGACAGCTTACCACGAAGCTGGACATGCAATTGTTGGGCATTTCTTGGAAAATTGTCACCCTGTTCGTAAAGTTTCTATTATTAGTCGTGGTAGTGCTGGTGGATATACTTTGAGTATGCCAGAAAACGATGTGCGATATAGAACTCGTGCGCAGTTTAAAGATGATTTGGCTATGACTTTGGGTGGATATGTTGTAGAAAAAATGATTTATGGTGATAATGAAATTTCTACCGGTCCATCTAGTGATTTGAAGCAAGCTACAAAATCTGCAACTGCAATGATAATGCAATATGGAATGAGTGATAAGCTTGGACCTAGAATGTATGGTGAGCGTGAAGAGTTGATTTTCTTGGCGCAAGAAATTCATGACAAGAAAAATTATAGTGAAAAAACTGCAGAAACTATTGATGTGGAAATTAATGGATTGTTGAATGAGGCACTTGATCGCGCAAAAGTGGTTTTGAAAAAATATAAGCCAGAATTGGAAAAAGTTGTGAAATCTTTGCTTGAAAAAGAAACAATAGAGCAAAAAGCTTTTGAATTTTTGGTGGGAAAAGGAATAAGGAAAGTAAAGTAA
- a CDS encoding ABC transporter ATP-binding protein, whose translation MIIEVKNLKKTYEGVVPTHALKNINFGVKKGEFLALMGRSGSGKSTLLHQLGLLDTPTTGKVIMEGIDLMNFSEKQKAEFRLKKLGYVFQSYALLPELTALESVYLPLMLSRISKKIYIKKATEMLTKVGLAERLHHLPKEMSGGEQQRVAIARALVNDPMILFADEPTANLDSESSLAILKLFKELNKKIGQTIIMVTHEPDDKKYVDRVICLKDGIIEKE comes from the coding sequence ATGATTATTGAAGTAAAAAATTTAAAAAAGACATACGAAGGAGTTGTCCCAACTCACGCATTAAAAAATATTAATTTTGGAGTAAAAAAAGGAGAATTTTTGGCACTTATGGGCCGTTCTGGTTCTGGGAAATCTACACTTTTACATCAGCTTGGATTATTAGATACACCAACTACAGGAAAAGTTATTATGGAAGGAATTGATCTTATGAATTTTTCTGAAAAACAAAAAGCCGAGTTTAGGTTAAAAAAATTAGGTTATGTATTTCAATCCTATGCTTTATTGCCAGAATTAACGGCGTTAGAGTCTGTCTACCTACCTCTAATGCTTTCTAGAATTTCTAAAAAAATATATATAAAAAAAGCAACTGAAATGTTAACAAAAGTTGGATTAGCAGAAAGATTACATCATTTACCAAAAGAAATGTCTGGTGGTGAACAGCAAAGAGTTGCTATTGCCAGAGCATTAGTAAATGATCCAATGATTTTATTTGCTGATGAGCCAACCGCTAATCTAGATAGCGAATCTTCCCTTGCGATATTAAAATTGTTTAAAGAATTAAATAAAAAAATAGGACAAACTATTATAATGGTAACTCATGAACCTGACGATAAAAAATATGTGGATAGAGTAATATGTTTAAAAGATGGAATTATTGAAAAAGAATAA
- a CDS encoding FtsX-like permease family protein gives MNIKTSLFLAITSIKRGNKGTLAMTILIMTLAYVNLVFVASIFGGIVEAINQEAIDNQYGNITIEPAIDKKYIDNKSAIKQLKTIPGIIGVSQHYIDSPIVKYDYRKDGYDIKSGRWVLKSINPEDEKKVTKIHKSIVDGDFLDKNDRDQIMIGKEIAGGYGGDLDYLSLGVVVGDEINVLFSNGINRTYTVKGIFSTKSTQADQMLFITKKEMESVLKIHNFASEILIKVEDTGNEEIYIKEIRQAGLNKEDIKKWQDLMGFTSGASKSFTMISIILGVIGTIVAGVTIFIIIFVSVVNKRRQIGILKAIGMEENTIILYFVMQALFYGVVGVIIGASLILFVIRPLFIVNPLDFPVGWVSLKITFNIISISNLSLIGAALIGGFFPAYRGAKESILKSIWG, from the coding sequence ATGAATATAAAAACATCATTATTCCTAGCTATCACCTCTATTAAACGAGGGAACAAGGGAACATTAGCAATGACCATTCTAATTATGACACTTGCGTATGTTAATCTTGTTTTTGTTGCTTCAATTTTTGGTGGAATAGTTGAAGCAATAAATCAGGAAGCTATTGATAATCAATATGGAAATATAACAATAGAACCGGCTATTGATAAAAAATATATAGACAATAAAAGTGCAATAAAACAATTAAAAACAATACCAGGGATTATTGGGGTTTCTCAACATTACATAGATAGTCCGATTGTGAAATATGATTATCGTAAAGATGGTTATGATATAAAAAGTGGTAGATGGGTCTTAAAATCAATAAACCCAGAAGATGAAAAAAAAGTTACAAAAATCCATAAGTCAATTGTAGACGGAGATTTTTTAGATAAGAATGATAGAGATCAGATAATGATAGGTAAAGAAATTGCCGGAGGATATGGTGGTGACTTGGATTATTTAAGTCTTGGTGTTGTTGTTGGAGATGAAATAAATGTTTTATTTAGCAATGGTATAAACAGAACATATACAGTAAAGGGTATTTTTAGCACTAAAAGCACTCAAGCCGATCAAATGTTGTTTATAACTAAAAAAGAGATGGAGTCTGTTTTAAAAATTCACAATTTTGCATCAGAAATTTTGATTAAAGTTGAAGATACAGGCAATGAAGAAATATATATTAAAGAAATAAGGCAAGCTGGATTAAACAAAGAGGATATAAAAAAATGGCAAGATTTAATGGGTTTTACTTCTGGTGCTAGTAAAAGTTTTACAATGATTAGTATTATACTTGGAGTAATAGGAACGATTGTTGCTGGAGTAACTATATTTATTATTATTTTTGTAAGTGTCGTAAACAAAAGAAGACAAATTGGAATATTAAAAGCTATTGGTATGGAGGAAAATACAATTATTTTGTATTTTGTTATGCAGGCATTATTTTATGGAGTAGTTGGCGTAATCATTGGGGCATCTTTAATCCTTTTTGTTATACGACCATTATTTATTGTAAATCCTTTAGATTTTCCTGTCGGTTGGGTCTCGTTAAAAATAACATTTAATATTATAAGCATAAGTAATTTAAGTTTAATAGGCGCTGCTTTGATAGGAGGGTTTTTTCCAGCATATCGTGGCGCAAAAGAGAGTATATTGAAATCTATTTGGGGATAA
- a CDS encoding S1 RNA-binding domain-containing protein — protein sequence MAEKAKTKKGGSFEELLNNYFANVPDVGDNVKGKIISIENGSVRIDVNGVTTGIVRGKELFSESEVYSNLKVGEEIEASVVELENETGEVELSFRVAGYENVWNKMRDLVESGLTVPAKILQANKGGLMVQVDALVSFLPVSQLSPENYPRVPGGDKDRILEHLKALIGKTLQVKIIDVDQRDEKLIVSEKAVWEDDQKAVLESYKVGNIVDGEVSALTSFGAFIKFGEGLEGLVHISEIVWQRIEHPRDVLKVGQKVQAQIIDLNKSKIYLSVKRLVEDPWKSVKDRYQVDQVVKGEVHKVEPFGLMVKLDNEIHGLAHISELSDKTIHDSRELEVMFEVGKEYDFEIVNIEPAEHRLGLRVAGLKKKKKEVKPAKKKVEEVKKEVVVEEVTAEKLKAKEVVETSVVKKKKVKKEKVEEKPTEVVEESKVEETPTEEVKEESVEEKVETPTEEKKA from the coding sequence ATGGCTGAAAAAGCTAAAACAAAAAAAGGTGGAAGTTTCGAAGAATTGTTAAACAATTATTTTGCAAATGTTCCAGATGTAGGAGACAATGTAAAAGGTAAAATTATTTCTATTGAAAACGGATCTGTAAGGATAGATGTAAACGGAGTGACTACAGGAATTGTTCGTGGAAAAGAATTGTTTTCTGAATCAGAAGTATATTCAAATTTAAAAGTTGGAGAGGAAATTGAAGCATCAGTTGTAGAATTGGAAAATGAAACTGGTGAAGTTGAGTTGTCTTTTCGTGTGGCTGGTTATGAAAATGTTTGGAATAAAATGAGAGATTTGGTAGAGAGTGGTTTGACTGTTCCAGCTAAAATACTGCAAGCAAATAAAGGTGGACTTATGGTTCAAGTTGATGCGTTAGTATCATTTTTGCCTGTATCACAGTTGAGTCCAGAAAATTATCCTCGTGTTCCTGGCGGAGACAAAGATCGTATTTTAGAACACTTAAAAGCTTTAATTGGAAAAACATTGCAAGTAAAAATTATCGATGTTGACCAAAGAGATGAAAAATTAATCGTTTCTGAAAAAGCTGTTTGGGAAGATGATCAAAAAGCTGTACTTGAATCTTACAAGGTTGGAAATATTGTAGATGGAGAGGTTAGTGCGCTGACATCGTTTGGTGCATTTATCAAATTTGGTGAAGGTTTGGAAGGATTGGTTCACATTTCTGAAATTGTATGGCAAAGAATTGAACACCCAAGAGATGTTTTGAAAGTTGGGCAGAAAGTCCAAGCTCAAATTATTGACTTAAATAAATCAAAAATCTATCTTTCTGTTAAGCGTTTGGTGGAAGATCCTTGGAAATCTGTGAAAGACCGTTATCAGGTTGATCAGGTTGTAAAGGGTGAAGTTCATAAAGTTGAACCATTTGGTTTGATGGTAAAGCTTGATAACGAAATTCATGGTTTGGCTCACATTTCTGAATTGAGTGATAAAACAATTCATGACAGTCGTGAACTTGAAGTAATGTTTGAAGTTGGTAAAGAATATGATTTTGAAATCGTAAATATAGAACCAGCTGAACACAGACTTGGACTTCGTGTAGCAGGATTGAAGAAAAAGAAAAAAGAAGTAAAACCTGCTAAGAAGAAAGTTGAAGAAGTAAAAAAAGAAGTTGTAGTTGAGGAAGTGACTGCTGAAAAGCTTAAAGCTAAGGAAGTTGTAGAAACTTCAGTTGTAAAAAAGAAAAAAGTTAAAAAAGAAAAAGTTGAAGAAAAACCTACTGAAGTGGTAGAAGAATCAAAAGTAGAAGAAACTCCAACTGAAGAAGTAAAAGAAGAATCTGTGGAAGAAAAAGTTGAAACTCCAACTGAGGAGAAAAAAGCTTAA
- a CDS encoding DUF2726 domain-containing protein, protein MEFLLIVIAIVLGILFYFFKDKISIFLQEEEKTLPFKRKDFLLNIPERQFFERLQSIIPTEYIVFPQIVLSNIVKVSSSRKDFWTYQNKINRKTIDFVIFEKQYLKPIIAIEYNGKTHNRSDRQKRDEFVNRVLELVGIKSLHIKHQKNINFEEVKNKINELLILNKNN, encoded by the coding sequence ATGGAATTTTTACTAATAGTAATTGCTATAGTTCTCGGAATTTTATTTTATTTTTTTAAGGATAAAATTTCTATTTTTCTTCAGGAAGAAGAAAAGACTTTGCCATTTAAAAGAAAAGATTTTTTACTCAATATTCCAGAAAGGCAATTCTTTGAGAGGTTGCAATCAATTATTCCTACTGAGTATATTGTTTTTCCTCAAATTGTATTGAGTAATATTGTGAAAGTAAGTTCTTCAAGAAAAGATTTTTGGACTTATCAAAATAAGATAAACAGAAAAACAATTGATTTTGTTATTTTTGAAAAACAATATCTGAAACCAATTATTGCGATTGAATATAATGGAAAAACACACAATAGAAGTGATAGGCAGAAAAGAGACGAATTTGTAAATAGGGTGTTGGAATTAGTAGGAATAAAAAGTCTTCACATTAAACATCAGAAAAATATAAATTTTGAAGAAGTAAAAAATAAAATAAACGAATTACTAATATTGAACAAAAATAATTAA
- a CDS encoding GspE/PulE family protein: protein MSNFQTIDDLIPKKEETQEKEGEKVSQQKTVVQEKFTKKMEDISLKESETRAEQLAGSLGFSYINLVKFPVSQESLRQIPEKQAKELGVVCFFFSQDEVRLGAVDPSREEVKELLHQIQERNHANGALYTISQESFDKVFELYKKVPTIAVISKNVEISEEDLKKVQADVNDFASLQKLFDSEKATDIVTFIMGAGLKLGASDVHIEAEEEKIVIRFRMDGILHDAGTISKEMYKKLVSRIKLLSSLKINVVDQPQDGRFTIKAKSGDVDIRVSTIPTVYGESIVMRLLPQSKEKMAFEDLGLRGSAHERLKAEIERPNGMIITTGPTGSGKTTTLYSIMQYLNKPGVKIITLEDPVEYRMDGINQSQMDATKGYTFASALRSVLRQDPDIAMVGEIRDLETAEVAIQAALTGHLMLSTIHTNSASGAIPRFLSMGVKPFLMAPALNCVIGQRLVRKLCDCKVEIELTPEQKERVDKTLENLPETEKNIEASGKFYGPGKCDKCSNLGYKGRIGIYEIFTMIPEIEQLIVSGNVSETDIEQVAVKNGMITMIQDGVLKAMEGETSVEEVFRVIE, encoded by the coding sequence ATGTCAAACTTTCAGACAATAGATGATTTGATTCCAAAAAAAGAGGAAACACAAGAAAAAGAGGGGGAGAAAGTCTCGCAACAAAAAACGGTTGTACAGGAAAAATTTACAAAAAAAATGGAGGATATTTCTTTGAAAGAATCTGAAACCAGAGCTGAACAGCTTGCTGGTTCTTTGGGTTTTTCTTATATAAATTTGGTAAAATTTCCAGTGAGCCAAGAGTCTTTAAGGCAAATTCCAGAAAAGCAGGCAAAAGAATTGGGCGTTGTTTGTTTCTTTTTCTCTCAAGATGAGGTAAGGCTGGGTGCAGTAGATCCAAGCCGTGAAGAAGTAAAGGAATTGCTACATCAAATTCAAGAAAGAAACCATGCAAACGGAGCTTTGTATACAATTTCTCAAGAAAGTTTTGATAAAGTTTTTGAATTGTACAAAAAAGTTCCAACTATTGCTGTAATTTCCAAAAATGTAGAAATAAGTGAAGAAGATTTGAAAAAAGTTCAGGCAGATGTAAATGATTTCGCATCATTACAAAAATTGTTTGATAGCGAAAAAGCAACAGATATAGTGACATTTATAATGGGAGCAGGATTAAAATTGGGTGCGTCAGATGTTCATATAGAAGCAGAAGAAGAAAAGATTGTAATCCGTTTTCGTATGGATGGAATTTTGCATGATGCTGGTACAATATCCAAAGAAATGTATAAAAAATTGGTTTCAAGAATCAAACTTTTGTCATCTTTAAAAATAAATGTTGTAGATCAGCCTCAAGATGGACGCTTTACAATAAAAGCAAAAAGTGGAGATGTGGATATTCGTGTTTCTACAATCCCTACTGTTTATGGTGAAAGTATTGTAATGCGATTACTTCCACAATCAAAAGAAAAAATGGCTTTTGAGGATTTGGGTTTGCGTGGAAGTGCACACGAAAGACTCAAAGCGGAGATAGAGCGACCAAATGGAATGATTATCACAACTGGGCCAACTGGATCAGGAAAAACAACAACACTTTATTCTATAATGCAGTATTTGAACAAGCCAGGTGTAAAAATTATTACACTCGAAGACCCTGTAGAATATAGAATGGATGGAATAAATCAAAGTCAAATGGATGCCACAAAAGGTTATACTTTTGCAAGTGCTTTGCGTTCTGTGTTGCGGCAAGATCCAGATATTGCGATGGTTGGAGAGATCCGAGATTTGGAAACAGCCGAAGTTGCAATCCAAGCTGCTTTGACAGGACATCTAATGTTGTCTACAATTCATACTAATAGTGCATCTGGTGCCATTCCTCGTTTTCTTTCTATGGGTGTAAAACCATTTTTGATGGCTCCTGCACTAAATTGTGTGATTGGGCAAAGACTTGTGCGTAAATTGTGTGATTGTAAGGTCGAAATTGAGCTTACACCAGAGCAAAAAGAAAGAGTAGATAAAACTTTGGAAAATTTACCAGAAACAGAAAAAAATATTGAAGCGAGTGGAAAATTTTACGGACCTGGAAAATGTGATAAATGCAGTAATTTGGGATACAAAGGTAGAATTGGTATTTATGAAATTTTTACAATGATTCCAGAAATAGAACAGCTAATCGTATCTGGAAATGTGTCGGAAACAGATATAGAACAGGTCGCTGTAAAAAATGGTATGATAACCATGATTCAAGACGGAGTGTTAAAAGCAATGGAGGGGGAAACTTCAGTAGAGGAGGTATTTAGAGTGATTGAATAA